One stretch of Thermoproteota archaeon DNA includes these proteins:
- a CDS encoding ketosteroid isomerase, with protein MSSNKEIVKKFYDSFKRKDSLNDFFHDNIEWITMNGMPNGGRYVGFKAIMEDYFPKMLSNFGEFHALPKEFLARKDRVVVFGKYHVKSKSGKEGKVPFCHVYTLHEQKIAKFEQHIDTKKIQEYL; from the coding sequence ATGTCATCAAATAAGGAAATCGTAAAGAAATTTTATGATTCCTTCAAAAGGAAGGATTCACTGAATGACTTTTTCCACGACAACATAGAGTGGATTACTATGAATGGCATGCCTAATGGCGGCAGATATGTTGGATTCAAGGCAATAATGGAAGATTATTTTCCAAAGATGCTATCCAATTTTGGTGAGTTTCACGCATTGCCAAAAGAATTTCTTGCCAGAAAGGACAGAGTAGTAGTTTTCGGAAAATACCATGTAAAATCCAAATCAGGAAAGGAAGGCAAAGTTCCTTTCTGCCACGTGTACACATTGCATGAACAAAAGATTGCAAAGTTTGAGCAGCATATTGATACAAAAAAAATTCAGGAATATCTTTAG
- a CDS encoding proline dehydrogenase — MEKVLFKFAKQWIAGNTIDDALTSAKDAYKNGRNVIINKLGEYHTSKSQISTTVKEYQKISNSLRKWNIRGAISVKPTQVGLSISQRECHKNFEKIIQNAREQHIFVWIDMESADHTDETIEIYNSFFSKYERLGIALQANLKRTEDDLKNLIEIGAKIRLVKGAYSENAKIAFKAKEDVDKNFMRLVRILFKNGNEFGVATHDGKIISKVERLSKRYPKKFEFQMLRGIRDDIKPGLIKRKFVVSDYIPYGTNWLPYSIRRIKERKRNILLLGSSLIQSQRV, encoded by the coding sequence ATGGAAAAAGTACTTTTCAAGTTTGCAAAGCAGTGGATAGCAGGAAACACAATCGATGATGCCTTAACTTCTGCAAAGGATGCATACAAGAATGGACGAAATGTTATCATCAACAAGCTTGGAGAGTACCATACATCAAAAAGCCAAATTTCTACAACTGTAAAGGAGTACCAAAAGATTTCAAATTCATTAAGAAAGTGGAATATTCGAGGAGCAATCTCTGTAAAGCCCACTCAAGTAGGTTTGTCAATTAGCCAAAGAGAATGTCATAAAAATTTTGAAAAGATTATTCAAAATGCCCGAGAGCAACACATCTTTGTTTGGATAGACATGGAATCAGCTGATCACACGGATGAGACAATTGAGATATACAATTCCTTTTTCTCAAAATATGAAAGATTGGGAATTGCTTTGCAGGCAAATCTAAAGAGAACTGAAGATGATCTAAAAAATTTAATCGAGATAGGTGCCAAGATACGTCTAGTAAAGGGAGCATACAGTGAGAATGCAAAGATTGCATTCAAGGCAAAAGAGGATGTTGATAAAAATTTCATGAGACTTGTAAGGATTCTTTTCAAAAATGGTAACGAGTTTGGTGTTGCAACACATGATGGAAAAATAATATCAAAGGTAGAGCGTTTATCAAAAAGATACCCTAAAAAATTTGAATTTCAGATGCTTAGAGGAATTCGAGACGACATAAAGCCAGGCCTAATAAAGCGAAAATTTGTTGTTTCAGACTATATTCCTTATGGCACAAACTGGCTACCATATTCCATTAGAAGAATCAAGGAGAGAAAACGAAACATTTTGCTTTTGGGAAGCTCGCTTATTCAGTCACAGCGGGTTTGA
- a CDS encoding DNA topoisomerase I produces MKWKTLQHNGILFPPAFESQGIKIKVKGEKVSLDLLQEEMIYQWAKKKDTPYAQDKVFQKNFTADFAKTLDPKFKGIKYEDIDFSEAFKVVDKEKDLKEMMTKEEKKSLAAKRKELREKMKEKYGKAVMDGQEVEVANYMAEPPGIFIGRGEHPLRGKWKKRVTPEDVILNLGKDAKVPPGKWGKIIHDQNSMWLASWMDDLTQKRKYVWLADTAGLKQERDQAKYDKATKLAKEIEKIKNSIVKDMKSKDPKLSRIATACYLIYRTAMRVGDEKDPDEADTVGATTLRKEHIKLTGKAIEFDFLGKDSVRWQETVPAEGQDKQFYDNLEKLIANKKPKDEIFDGITSRHVNAYYSSIVKGLTAKVFRTYLASTVVNSYLKNHDNVKSKSANEKLYHAKMANLEAAKMCNHKRTIPKTYETALQKKKETLKKAKESTPKTEKQKEKLKDRIEKLKLQIDLSEKTKDYNLGTSLRNYIDPRVFKAWTDEVGAEWEKLYTAALQKKFLWVKSADVKWKDISQQY; encoded by the coding sequence ATGAAATGGAAAACACTACAACATAACGGAATACTGTTTCCTCCAGCCTTTGAGTCTCAGGGAATCAAGATAAAGGTCAAAGGAGAGAAGGTTAGCCTTGATTTACTCCAAGAGGAGATGATATACCAGTGGGCAAAGAAGAAAGACACGCCATACGCTCAGGACAAAGTATTTCAGAAAAACTTTACAGCAGATTTTGCAAAGACATTAGATCCTAAATTCAAAGGAATAAAGTATGAGGACATTGACTTTTCAGAAGCTTTCAAAGTTGTAGACAAAGAAAAAGACCTCAAAGAGATGATGACAAAGGAAGAAAAAAAATCACTTGCTGCAAAAAGAAAAGAGCTCCGCGAAAAGATGAAAGAAAAGTACGGCAAGGCAGTAATGGATGGGCAAGAAGTTGAAGTTGCAAACTACATGGCAGAGCCTCCAGGAATTTTTATTGGAAGAGGGGAGCATCCGTTAAGAGGAAAGTGGAAGAAGAGAGTCACTCCAGAAGATGTCATACTAAATCTAGGAAAGGATGCAAAGGTACCGCCTGGTAAATGGGGCAAAATTATTCATGATCAAAATTCCATGTGGCTTGCAAGCTGGATGGATGATTTAACACAAAAAAGAAAGTACGTTTGGCTTGCAGACACTGCTGGACTAAAACAGGAACGTGACCAAGCAAAGTACGACAAGGCAACAAAGCTTGCAAAGGAGATTGAGAAAATAAAGAACAGCATTGTCAAAGATATGAAGAGCAAGGATCCGAAACTAAGCAGGATTGCAACTGCGTGTTATCTTATTTACAGAACTGCAATGAGAGTAGGAGATGAAAAGGATCCCGATGAAGCAGATACCGTTGGTGCAACCACTCTAAGAAAAGAACACATCAAGCTAACAGGAAAAGCAATAGAGTTTGATTTTCTAGGAAAGGACAGCGTGAGATGGCAGGAGACAGTTCCAGCTGAAGGACAGGACAAGCAATTTTACGATAACTTGGAGAAATTAATTGCAAACAAAAAACCCAAAGATGAAATCTTTGATGGAATTACCTCAAGACACGTTAATGCATACTATTCCAGCATAGTGAAGGGATTAACAGCCAAAGTGTTTAGAACGTATCTTGCATCAACTGTTGTAAACAGCTACCTCAAAAATCATGATAATGTAAAATCAAAATCAGCAAATGAGAAGCTTTACCACGCAAAGATGGCAAACCTAGAGGCTGCAAAGATGTGTAACCATAAAAGAACTATTCCAAAGACTTACGAAACTGCACTGCAAAAGAAAAAGGAAACCCTGAAGAAGGCAAAGGAATCCACCCCAAAGACAGAGAAGCAAAAAGAGAAGCTCAAAGACCGAATTGAAAAATTAAAGCTGCAAATTGACCTGTCTGAGAAGACCAAAGATTACAACCTTGGCACATCATTGAGAAACTATATCGATCCCAGAGTCTTTAAGGCATGGACAGATGAGGTAGGCGCAGAGTGGGAAAAGCTATACACAGCGGCATTGCAGAAAAAGTTCCTTTGGGTAAAAAGTGCAGATGTAAAGTGGAAAGACATCTCCCAGCAGTACTAG
- a CDS encoding SDR family NAD(P)-dependent oxidoreductase → MEKVAVVTGSSSGIGHETALELARNGYVTFATMRDVQKGKKILDIAKKENLKVEVLALDVDKKESIESAVSEILKKKGRIDILVNNAGYGLFGSLEDVSVEEFKAQFETNFFGIIRLIQQVAPIMRKQGDGFIVNISSVAGKIGFPGSPAYISSKFALEGLSECLRYELGQFGVKTIIIEPGVIKTNFFDSMKVTEPKADSPYTEITHKVIAGIKMMAEMGTPPIEVAKAISKAISDNPPLPRYVVGNDASMFLEAKKMKTDIEFENYLKKELFGA, encoded by the coding sequence ATGGAAAAAGTTGCAGTTGTAACTGGCAGCTCAAGTGGTATCGGTCATGAAACCGCACTAGAGCTTGCAAGAAACGGATACGTTACATTTGCCACAATGCGAGATGTACAGAAGGGTAAAAAAATTCTAGATATTGCTAAAAAAGAAAATCTAAAGGTTGAGGTTTTAGCGCTTGATGTAGACAAGAAAGAATCTATTGAATCGGCGGTAAGTGAGATCCTAAAGAAGAAAGGAAGAATCGACATTTTAGTAAATAATGCAGGATATGGCTTGTTTGGTTCTCTTGAAGATGTATCAGTCGAGGAATTCAAAGCACAGTTTGAGACAAACTTTTTTGGAATAATAAGGCTCATACAACAAGTTGCACCAATTATGAGAAAGCAGGGTGACGGATTTATCGTCAACATCAGCTCCGTTGCAGGAAAGATTGGATTCCCAGGTTCTCCTGCATACATTAGCTCAAAGTTTGCACTAGAAGGACTGAGCGAATGCTTGAGGTACGAGCTTGGTCAGTTTGGTGTAAAAACAATCATCATCGAACCAGGTGTAATCAAGACAAACTTTTTTGATTCAATGAAGGTTACAGAACCAAAAGCAGATTCACCATACACTGAGATTACACACAAAGTAATTGCAGGTATTAAGATGATGGCAGAGATGGGCACTCCTCCAATTGAGGTTGCAAAGGCAATCAGCAAGGCAATATCAGACAACCCCCCACTACCAAGGTACGTCGTAGGCAATGATGCATCAATGTTCCTTGAAGCAAAGAAGATGAAGACAGACATTGAGTTTGAAAATTATTTGAAAAAAGAGCTCTTTGGGGCATGA
- a CDS encoding PQQ-dependent sugar dehydrogenase, producing the protein MNGIFLIFAALLIVIIPTSYAQEFPEYGVKVETVAENLEVPWAIAFAPDDRVFFTERVGKVRVIEDGVLNSEPVLTLNVAGTEGGLLGIALDPNFSENHYVYLYYTYNDFLNTYNKVVRYTESDNILYDEFILLDKIPGAPWHDGGRIKFGPDGKLYVTLGDASDYSRSQKMDSLAGKILRINSDGSVPEDNPFEDSLIYSLGHRNPQGLDWDSSGNLVATEHGPSGERGFAHDEVNVIEPGKNYGWPEIVGDEADEKFVSPILHTGDETWAPSGAAFYKSDKISEWSEKFFVATLRGVHLRMIDFDLQNNAVLSSEALFSGEFGRLRDASVGPDGHLYILTSNRDGRGGPAVNDDRILRIVPIVEKTSVEQVATPKKQMDSGVDPHMIQCNEGRKLIFKANGWVPACVKTSSYQKLIDIGWAADHHPDDHMINMSK; encoded by the coding sequence ATGAATGGAATTTTCTTAATATTTGCAGCACTGCTGATTGTAATTATTCCAACATCTTATGCGCAGGAATTTCCCGAATATGGAGTCAAGGTGGAAACAGTTGCAGAAAATCTTGAAGTTCCTTGGGCAATTGCGTTTGCACCAGATGACAGAGTCTTCTTTACTGAAAGAGTTGGCAAAGTAAGAGTAATTGAAGACGGAGTTCTAAATTCAGAACCGGTACTAACACTAAATGTTGCAGGAACAGAAGGCGGTTTACTTGGTATTGCGTTAGATCCAAATTTTAGTGAGAATCATTACGTATATCTTTACTACACATACAATGATTTCTTAAACACGTACAACAAGGTTGTTCGTTATACAGAATCAGATAACATACTTTATGATGAATTTATTTTGCTAGACAAGATTCCAGGTGCACCATGGCATGATGGCGGTAGGATAAAGTTCGGTCCGGATGGAAAACTGTACGTTACACTTGGTGATGCATCAGATTACAGTCGCTCACAGAAGATGGATTCTCTTGCAGGAAAAATTTTAAGAATTAATTCAGACGGAAGCGTTCCCGAAGACAATCCGTTTGAGGATTCGCTTATCTATTCACTCGGACACCGAAATCCCCAAGGTCTTGATTGGGATTCTTCTGGAAATCTTGTGGCTACAGAACACGGACCATCAGGGGAGAGGGGATTTGCACACGATGAGGTAAACGTGATAGAGCCAGGCAAAAACTATGGATGGCCAGAGATAGTTGGTGATGAGGCAGATGAAAAATTTGTTTCCCCAATACTACACACAGGAGATGAAACTTGGGCGCCATCAGGAGCAGCGTTTTACAAATCAGATAAAATTTCAGAGTGGAGTGAAAAGTTTTTTGTGGCTACACTTCGAGGAGTACATCTTCGAATGATAGATTTTGATCTGCAAAATAATGCTGTTCTATCAAGTGAAGCGTTATTCTCGGGAGAGTTTGGAAGACTACGAGATGCAAGCGTTGGCCCTGACGGACATCTGTATATTTTGACAAGCAACAGAGATGGAAGAGGAGGACCTGCGGTAAATGATGATAGAATTCTCAGAATTGTCCCCATAGTAGAAAAGACATCAGTCGAACAAGTTGCAACACCAAAAAAACAGATGGATTCAGGAGTGGACCCCCACATGATTCAGTGCAATGAAGGACGAAAGTTGATCTTCAAAGCAAACGGATGGGTTCCAGCATGTGTGAAGACATCCAGCTATCAAAAATTAATTGATATTGGCTGGGCAGCAGATCATCATCCTGATGACCACATGATAAATATGTCAAAGTAA
- a CDS encoding DUF1998 domain-containing protein: MKYSCPNCKTRLEIQRTFNKKMVIFCPGCKLEDILEFTKNFDEAYLNFLTRFDKGKIPNKDQMQQGLQQQGIIRDEAEIKKMIGTAKLDEVTKSVLYSKKDYVSFYKVMKKPEPEMGQKVSEFGLDSEISKYLSEKGIDSFYKFQEDAISEIIYGNNVIIEAPTASGKTEAFLIPIVQKILSEKQSFGKTFALFVYPTKSLARDQFPKINSLAQRVGIKVGVFDGDTKQTERAKILDEPPEIIVTNFDVLHYHMFHQTKFASLLGSIKFLVVDETHVYTGIFGSNVHYIIKRLKRIGKKIQFVAASATLDNAIEFTEKLFGEKMNLIHGSGNKSETDFVMLFPSLRTQRALMVDLTKRLTQKKHKTMVFSNSHLNSELLAMQARKQKIGIKVHRAGLMANYRRSVEKAFKEDALQAISCTPTLELGIDVGNVDGVISSTIPVNRLVQRIGRAARKGQRGYAFLALGNDPISQYYKNHPDDYFDDTEKTYIDPKNPFVEEFQVLAMACDKPISRHELKEHSDIIEKHLQEGNLVLVENRIVPNYDTVYKLLSEFSIRGIGSSVDIFLDGRKVGDRILPIALEELHKDAIYFLAGIRYKVKEFEYPEKNFAKLERIPRDYPYYTKALTEEWPTIETVYEQRKVFGMEVAFCKLHIQKSVYGYVNIELGQEVSQGKKVLLEKKLEYDFVTKGIVFHAPRPEKEIAKSEDQEYVEASGYHATEHVVIEGSNMITGGVSQDLGGISLGASGLIFIYDGAIGGNGASKALYDRFEKALERSMYIVKECPCKNEAGCPRCTFSYRCGNNNEYLHKYSSLEVLQRINDGEKTVLEDPTEGDRPLV; this comes from the coding sequence CTGCCCAAACTGTAAGACGCGTCTAGAGATACAAAGGACATTTAACAAGAAGATGGTAATTTTTTGCCCAGGTTGCAAGCTGGAGGACATTTTAGAGTTTACAAAAAATTTTGATGAGGCGTATCTGAATTTTCTAACAAGGTTTGACAAGGGAAAGATACCAAACAAGGACCAGATGCAGCAAGGACTGCAGCAGCAGGGAATAATTCGCGATGAGGCAGAAATCAAAAAGATGATTGGCACTGCAAAGCTAGACGAGGTTACAAAATCTGTACTGTACTCAAAGAAGGATTACGTGTCATTTTACAAGGTAATGAAAAAACCAGAGCCAGAAATGGGTCAAAAGGTATCAGAATTTGGATTAGACAGTGAAATATCAAAGTACTTGTCTGAAAAAGGAATTGATTCATTTTACAAATTTCAAGAAGATGCAATATCGGAGATAATCTATGGGAATAATGTAATCATTGAGGCCCCAACTGCATCAGGAAAGACTGAAGCATTTTTGATTCCAATTGTACAGAAGATTCTTTCTGAGAAGCAAAGTTTTGGGAAAACATTTGCACTGTTTGTGTACCCGACAAAGTCACTAGCAAGAGATCAGTTTCCAAAGATAAACTCGCTTGCGCAAAGAGTTGGAATCAAAGTTGGAGTATTTGACGGAGACACAAAACAGACAGAGCGCGCAAAAATTCTAGATGAACCACCAGAGATCATAGTAACAAACTTTGATGTGCTGCACTACCACATGTTTCACCAGACAAAATTTGCTTCTCTTCTTGGATCAATAAAGTTTCTTGTTGTTGATGAGACACATGTGTACACCGGAATATTTGGCTCTAATGTTCACTATATCATCAAACGGCTAAAAAGAATTGGAAAAAAAATTCAATTTGTTGCAGCATCAGCTACCCTTGATAACGCAATAGAATTTACCGAAAAGTTGTTTGGAGAAAAGATGAATCTCATTCACGGGTCTGGAAACAAGAGCGAAACAGATTTTGTTATGCTTTTTCCATCCTTGAGAACACAGCGTGCCCTGATGGTTGATTTGACAAAAAGGCTTACACAAAAAAAACACAAGACGATGGTGTTTAGCAACTCGCATCTAAACTCTGAGCTGCTTGCAATGCAGGCAAGAAAGCAAAAGATTGGCATCAAGGTTCACAGGGCAGGGCTGATGGCAAACTATCGAAGGTCTGTTGAAAAGGCATTCAAGGAGGATGCGCTACAAGCAATATCATGCACACCAACACTTGAGCTTGGCATTGATGTTGGAAACGTTGATGGAGTGATATCATCTACAATTCCTGTAAACAGACTGGTTCAAAGAATTGGAAGGGCGGCAAGGAAAGGACAGAGAGGATATGCATTTCTGGCATTGGGAAATGACCCAATATCTCAGTACTACAAGAATCACCCTGATGACTATTTTGATGATACAGAAAAGACGTACATTGACCCCAAGAATCCTTTCGTTGAAGAGTTTCAGGTTTTGGCCATGGCTTGCGATAAGCCAATCTCAAGGCATGAGCTAAAAGAGCACTCTGATATCATTGAAAAACATCTTCAAGAGGGAAACCTTGTCTTAGTAGAAAACAGAATCGTTCCAAACTATGACACGGTGTACAAGCTGCTAAGCGAGTTTAGCATTCGAGGCATAGGAAGCTCAGTTGACATATTTCTTGATGGAAGAAAAGTAGGAGACAGAATTTTACCCATTGCATTAGAAGAGCTTCACAAGGATGCGATCTACTTTCTTGCAGGAATCAGATACAAAGTAAAAGAGTTTGAGTATCCTGAAAAAAACTTTGCAAAGCTTGAACGCATTCCAAGAGACTATCCATACTATACCAAAGCCCTAACTGAAGAGTGGCCTACAATTGAAACAGTGTATGAGCAAAGGAAGGTCTTTGGGATGGAAGTTGCGTTTTGCAAGCTGCACATACAAAAGAGCGTTTACGGTTACGTCAACATTGAGCTAGGCCAAGAGGTATCGCAGGGAAAGAAAGTTCTGCTTGAGAAGAAGCTAGAGTATGACTTTGTAACTAAAGGAATAGTATTTCATGCACCAAGACCTGAAAAAGAGATCGCAAAGTCTGAAGACCAAGAGTATGTTGAGGCAAGCGGATACCATGCAACAGAGCATGTTGTAATAGAAGGAAGCAACATGATTACCGGAGGTGTATCGCAGGACCTTGGAGGAATATCTCTAGGGGCATCAGGTCTGATATTCATTTACGATGGCGCAATTGGTGGAAATGGTGCAAGCAAAGCACTCTACGATAGATTTGAGAAAGCACTAGAGCGCAGCATGTACATTGTAAAAGAGTGCCCCTGCAAAAACGAGGCAGGATGTCCCAGGTGCACGTTTTCTTACAGATGTGGAAACAACAACGAGTATCTTCACAAGTACTCATCTCTTGAAGTCTTGCAGAGAATTAACGATGGTGAGAAGACAGTGCTAGAGGATCCAACTGAAGGCGACAGGCCATTAGTATGA
- a CDS encoding flagellin: protein MIAFVVVAAALAFVVLNSGFSVTQDAKTAIISGLNEASSSLEVAGKVTGIACTTSAKGCGTTPYLNATGIPLRIASGGDVVNLDENYIQVRYLSNSIEYDDIYIGAVTASTPTSLEGGFDAGITAFSELGTADNPVDQALTSGTYAFTYWSVSRGTQNAILDEGEHATLAIGFDSNATPEERPAALDRIRVEVILSTGATLTVERDIPTLSKTVVDLG from the coding sequence ATGATTGCATTCGTAGTTGTAGCAGCCGCACTGGCTTTTGTAGTGTTAAATTCTGGATTTTCAGTTACTCAGGATGCAAAGACTGCAATCATCTCAGGATTGAATGAAGCATCAAGTAGCTTAGAAGTTGCAGGCAAAGTAACTGGCATAGCATGTACTACATCTGCAAAGGGATGTGGAACAACACCATACCTTAATGCAACAGGAATTCCACTTCGAATTGCATCAGGCGGAGACGTAGTTAATCTCGATGAGAACTACATCCAAGTAAGATATCTAAGCAATTCAATTGAATACGATGATATCTACATTGGTGCAGTAACAGCTTCTACACCAACAAGTCTAGAAGGAGGTTTTGATGCAGGAATTACTGCATTTTCAGAACTAGGAACAGCAGACAACCCAGTTGATCAAGCATTGACATCTGGAACTTATGCATTCACATACTGGAGTGTTTCAAGAGGAACACAAAATGCCATTCTAGATGAAGGTGAGCACGCAACATTGGCAATTGGATTTGACAGTAATGCAACTCCAGAAGAAAGACCAGCGGCACTAGACAGAATTAGAGTTGAAGTAATTCTTTCAACTGGTGCAACACTAACAGTAGAGCGAGACATTCCAACACTATCAAAAACAGTTGTAGATTTGGGATAG
- a CDS encoding NADP-dependent malic enzyme translates to MVKDPIAFHKKLGGKIFVQSKLDKITQKDIKIIYTPGVAKVCKEISKDPKQKYSLTSKSNNVAIVTDGTRVLGLGNIGPDAALPVMEGKAMLYRKYGNVSAYPICLSTTNKKEIIDAIIAIEPVFGAINIEDIESPKVLEIAQELDSRLKIPVFHDDGQGTAMVALAAVINSLKLVKKNISNIKIVIVGSGSAGYWIAKLFSHAGCKNLVVVDSQGAIYQGRKSTNKFKKEIAKITKPKVKGSLDECLIDADVFVGVSGIKNLLKKEMVQKMSKNPIILALTNPDPEITPKLAKQSGAKIVATGSYNYNNQVNNALVFPYFMRAVLDLRIRDITLDVLYSASLAIAETLSQKELSLERIIPDISDKRIQNRVTKSLKNLKTAKH, encoded by the coding sequence TTGGTAAAGGATCCCATAGCTTTTCATAAAAAACTAGGAGGAAAAATTTTTGTCCAAAGCAAGCTAGACAAGATTACTCAAAAAGACATAAAGATAATTTACACGCCGGGGGTTGCCAAAGTTTGCAAAGAAATTAGCAAAGACCCAAAGCAAAAGTACTCACTAACATCAAAGTCAAACAATGTTGCAATAGTTACAGACGGAACAAGAGTTCTTGGGTTAGGAAACATTGGACCTGATGCGGCCTTACCTGTAATGGAAGGCAAGGCAATGCTGTACCGCAAGTATGGAAACGTTAGCGCATACCCAATTTGTCTTTCAACTACAAACAAAAAAGAGATCATAGATGCAATAATTGCAATAGAGCCAGTCTTTGGTGCAATTAACATTGAAGATATTGAATCTCCAAAAGTGTTAGAGATTGCACAGGAGTTGGACAGTAGGTTAAAAATTCCCGTGTTTCATGATGACGGTCAAGGAACTGCGATGGTTGCATTGGCCGCAGTTATTAATTCATTAAAACTAGTCAAGAAGAACATTTCTAACATCAAAATCGTAATAGTGGGATCTGGCTCTGCAGGATATTGGATTGCAAAGTTATTCTCTCATGCAGGATGCAAAAACTTAGTTGTAGTTGATTCACAAGGTGCAATCTATCAGGGAAGAAAGAGTACAAACAAATTCAAAAAAGAGATTGCAAAGATTACAAAACCAAAGGTAAAAGGTTCACTTGATGAATGTCTGATAGATGCAGATGTCTTTGTTGGAGTTTCAGGAATAAAGAATTTGCTCAAAAAAGAGATGGTGCAAAAGATGAGCAAGAATCCAATAATCTTGGCACTTACTAATCCAGACCCTGAAATTACACCAAAACTTGCAAAGCAGTCAGGTGCAAAGATAGTTGCAACCGGCTCGTACAATTACAACAACCAAGTAAACAATGCACTTGTATTCCCATATTTTATGCGCGCAGTGCTTGATCTTAGAATTAGAGACATCACACTGGATGTACTATACAGTGCTTCACTAGCCATTGCAGAGACATTATCCCAAAAAGAGTTGTCTTTAGAGAGAATAATTCCAGATATTAGCGATAAGAGAATCCAAAACAGAGTAACAAAGTCTCTAAAGAATCTAAAGACTGCCAAACATTAA
- a CDS encoding PEFG-CTERM sorting domain-containing protein — protein sequence MIIGSRCKTWPNFITSKNVSSNMKTSVLFVLAIFTLGVFTVNYAYAAPGIEISGYKTNINPSDSILIVGTAEGITSYKRVNLSVYDPTGKLIYSPNLMVSGDGSFNYLIHPTLPSFKSGAYKVVASHPDLQQTSEFTFTVGGAVSAPTPTPKQPAKITLEHVITGGTLLDVMADEQAKSLVLGIASTGDGQIVVDLPREILDARLGGCTGDDDSLFVLVDGEEESFEETKDANMRQVTINFAGGTEEIEIIGTCVVPEFGAIASVIMIIAIAGVIMISAKSKFGMPKL from the coding sequence ATGATTATTGGTTCTAGATGCAAAACATGGCCAAATTTTATAACCTCCAAGAACGTCTCGTCTAATATGAAAACAAGCGTTTTGTTTGTGCTAGCAATTTTCACACTAGGTGTTTTCACGGTAAACTATGCTTATGCCGCACCAGGCATTGAGATTTCAGGATACAAAACAAACATCAACCCAAGTGACAGCATTCTGATAGTTGGAACAGCTGAAGGAATCACGTCTTACAAGAGAGTGAACCTGTCAGTGTACGACCCAACTGGAAAACTAATCTACTCACCTAACTTGATGGTAAGCGGAGATGGAAGCTTCAACTATTTGATACATCCAACTTTACCATCATTCAAGTCAGGCGCATACAAGGTAGTAGCCAGTCACCCAGACTTGCAACAGACATCTGAATTCACATTCACAGTAGGAGGAGCTGTATCGGCCCCGACACCTACACCAAAACAGCCTGCAAAGATTACACTTGAACATGTAATCACAGGAGGTACTTTGCTTGATGTTATGGCAGATGAGCAAGCAAAGTCACTGGTTCTAGGGATTGCATCTACAGGTGACGGACAGATAGTTGTTGACTTGCCAAGAGAAATTCTTGATGCAAGACTAGGTGGTTGTACAGGAGATGATGACAGTCTGTTTGTACTAGTTGACGGTGAAGAAGAGAGCTTCGAAGAAACCAAAGACGCCAACATGCGACAAGTTACAATCAACTTTGCAGGCGGAACTGAAGAGATAGAAATTATCGGAACTTGTGTTGTTCCAGAATTTGGAGCAATTGCATCAGTGATAATGATTATTGCAATAGCAGGAGTCATTATGATTTCAGCAAAATCAAAGTTTGGTATGCCCAAACTCTAA